In Lathyrus oleraceus cultivar Zhongwan6 chromosome 2, CAAS_Psat_ZW6_1.0, whole genome shotgun sequence, the DNA window CTTTGCAATGTTGATCAATGATGTAAACTATTGTAGTCATTATAATATTAGAGCCCTCCTTTTTGTTTCCTTTTTTTTTGAAGTTTTACTTTTTATTGTTTTCTTTTATCCTTGTCCGTCTCTGTAATTACACACTGATTTCTACATTTGTCTCGATGATTAGGAAGTGACATTGATTTTAAACTGCAGCAATATAAGGTTGAACCTGATATGTGAATGTCTATTCTGAAAACTGCAGGGATGCAGATACTGTATCAGATGCTGTAGAGTTTGTACTCCAAAATTTCACAGAAATGAACAAACTTTGGGTGCGGATGCAACATCAGGTTGGTTGAATGTTTTTGCATACTGTTAACGCTCTCATGTTTGAACATGCATGTTGTCACCATAGTTGCATGTCATGAGAGTAAAATATATCATGAGGGCATGATTTCTGGTCATGCAGGTGTAGTAATGCATGTGATAAATTCATACTCTTAGCTGACCCTGAGTTGAGGCTTGCTGTCGGGCTTTCTGGTCTGCAGGGGCCTTCCCGGGAGAAGGAGAAGCGAGAAAAGGAAAGGAGTGAGCTGCGAGATCTTGTAATATCCGAAGCCTGTATCTGGTTTGCTTCACTGTGATGGCACTGTATACACGATCAAATGCTTACAGAAGGCTTCTCTTGCTTTTTTTTTTATATTCGGTACATTATTAGGTTGGAAAGAATCTCCACGTTCTCAGTCAGATAGAGGGTGTTGACCTTGATATGTACAAAGATGTTGTACTGCCTAGAGTACTGGAGCAGgtataattttttaaaaaatataatgATATTTCTAATTGTCAAAGACACGTTACAGTTTCTAATTTGATAAATGGTTCTCTTTCCTTAATTATATTTGATAGGTTGTGAATTGCAAAGACGAGATAGCCCAATTCTACTTGATGGATTGCATAATTCAAGTCTTCCCTGATGAATATCACTTACAAACTCTTGATGTGTTGTTGGGTGCTTACCCTCAGCTTCAGGTTAGGGAACTTGCAATTTTCAAGTACTACTTCTGAAGGATGGCTTGATATGTATATGTTTTTTCTTCTTCCAAAACAGTGAGATTTCATTCATCCAAGAGGGTACCAAAAAGCAGCGTCAATAAAATATTACCAACATATTTATCGAACAATCTTGAAAgttaaagaaaataaaagaaacaaCTATATATAAATTAGTAGTCAGCACCTTGTCTGAGTTTTCAAACTATAGCACAAGTTTTCATTGGCTATAATACCTGTACAATTAGAACTTGACGAGTGGCTGCATTTGGCATCTCCAATACTTTCCTAAAAAATTGAATTTCAAGTTGGAACTTGCATTAGATGGTTCTAAGTGTGTCCATCCCATAGCCACCTTGTTTGTAATTCGCTTCCGGTGTGTCGGGTTCAGGTATAGGGCACACAAAGTATTAGGCAGGGGGGAGGGGTATACATAGGACTCAGCATGATATAAATAAACAAAGTATTTAGCTGAAATCAACAAAATAAATGATGAAAAATATTAATTTCATCAATAAAATTAACATTGACAAACATACTATGCCAACAAGAAAAATGAAAACTCAATTCTTGTGTCAATTGAGCGTTAAGTAGTTAGATTTTATATTGTTTATTAGTGATTTATACTATGATAGTTTGATCGCGTTAAATAAAAAGTGTAATTTAATCATTGGCATTAATTTcatattttcaaaataatttcttttattGTTTCCCTTATCTATGCATCTGTTTTCTTGACTAGCAAATTATGTGACAATGGCCCATCATATGCAACGGAGGCCAGCCTAACCATATTTTGTTGCCTTCATTTATCGATGGATTTACAGTTAATGTTGCTGTATTGAGATTTATGCTTTTAAGGTCCATTGATGGGACATTAATACTTGTAGTTTGGTTAAATAAATTAGTATCTGCATTCTTCGACTGCTTGTTGACACCTGTTACTTTGGAAATCAAAGTAACCTTGCCTCTTAGGGGAATCAATCTATGTATAGTGCTGTGGTTTTAATAGCTAAGCATACTATTTATTTTCTACTCTAGATTTATTGACAGCCACGTGATTTAAAGTAGCTATTGTATACTTTGTTCAAATCTATTAAAATTTGCAACCAAAATATCTATTACAGTTTTATTCTGCAAATTCAGTAGGTATTATGACTGACGTGCTTTTTGTCTTTTTTGTTGCTGTATTTTTCAGCCAAGTGTTGACATCAAGACAGTACTATCCCAGTTAATGGAAAGGCTTTCAAATTATGCTGCTTCAAGTGCCGAGGTTTTGCCTGAATTTTTGCAGGTGGAAGCATTTTCCAAATTAAGCAATGCAATTGGCAAGGTATTTTCTTTGGCTTGACAGATCTTGGATATTATAGCTGTGTACCGAAAACATATATAATCCTATGCTGTGTGCTGCCTAAAACTCAAGAAGCATTCATGGTTTGGGTAACTTTAACCAGCACAGACTTTCTATGAAGTACAAATTCAACTTGCTTATCTCCCTATGGGAAGTTTCTAAGTGATGAATGGTATAGTTCTTAATGTGCTACTATTGAAAGGAAAAGTAAATTTAAAAGAAATAGTACAATATTGTAACACGGATCGTAACTCGAGGATTGTAACATGGATCATTAGATCCTACCTAAATTTCAAAATTCTACATCTACATATGCATCAAAAGTCATATAGCTCAAAAAAATAGCCTCTAATCATAACATTAAACTAAACTTTAAATATAAAAAAGGGGAAGGATAGTTACTCCACCCACATTCTTAAcaatacacacacacacacatacaaatagttatgttatgttgttattattTACTTTTGTTATATTATACTGTTATTATGATTAAAATAGGAAAAATAAATGAGAACAGATGACAACGAAATAAATGTGGGTGAATTTTTAATCGAGTTTGGGCTTGAATTTGACCCAAAGTCCAACATGAGTTCGAATCTTATACTTGAGGGGATTTCTTAATGCACCCTATATACTACTAGTACACCATGTGAAATTCCGAAAATGCCCCTCaaatttcggagatgcatctccggacgcaTCCATATACACAAAGTTCGTTAGTTTTTGAATCACATCTCAATTTTATGTTAAAATTTGTTCCGGAAATGCATTTCCGGAATGTTTCCGGAAATGTATTTCCAGACCTGTAAATATTGCCCTTGGTTCTTCAGAAAAGCCAATTCCTGTTACTTCACTCAAGCCAAGAAAGAAAACTATGACTTCTGTTTATTTAAAGTTCTTTGAAACCGCTGCTGATGGAAAAACTAGAAAGTGCAAGTTTTGTAGACAAACATATTCCATCGCAACCGCCACAGGTGCACTATTTTTCTTAGCGCACCGAAGCGATTTTTTCTTACACTATACCTGCTATTTAAATTGTGCTTGCTTGTTATATAGGGAATTTGGTTTTCAAATCCTGGTTCCGGAAATGTATTTCGGAGACATTCTGGAAATGCATTTCCGGAATAAACTTTAACATAAAGTTGAGGTGTGACTCAAAAACTAACGAGCTTTGTGTGcgtctggagatgcatctccggaatttGAGGGGCATTTTTGGAATTTCATGTGGTGTACTAGTAGTATATAGGGTGCATTAAGAAATCCCCTATACTTTATTAGTTGTTGGACCACCAGTATTGTCCTCTCTCTAGAGCCAATACCTCGGGGACGGGTTTACCGGAGGAAAGCTTTAGTCCCTCACCGCCATCTAAAGATACGCCGTAAATAGAGCTTAGATAGTTTGGATTATCGCCTTTCATGTTGGTTTTGTGGAGAGGAGTAGGCCCAATAAGAGCAAACTTATAATATTATAGATGTAAACGAtctaatatttgaaaataaaGCTTTGATCCATATTTATATTAGAAATATAGTCTTAAATATAAATATGGATCAAAGCATATAGAGATATGTTATTATGCTTAAAATAGAAAAAGTAGATGAGATCAAATGACAGTGAAAGAAATGAGGAATGGTCAGAATCAGAAAGACAGTGGTGGATGTTTAGCACGACAAAGGGAGGCTATGGCATCCccaacattttctatttttttcattAATATAAGTAAATTAAAGTATAGTTTATGCAAAACTCTGTTTGATAATAGTATCACGAGTTCTCGATTGGTGCAGCGGCCAAACTCCTTCTTAAATGTACATGGTAGTTAGTTCGAGCCCAGTACTTGCCTCTTTATGCAATTTTTCTTTAAAGTAACAAATTTAACAATCCGAGGTGGGTTTCGATCCCAGTACATCTGGAAAATAAAGAGGAACTAAACCACTAAACAACCAACTAATTACTATGATGTGTATAAAGTACTGTATATTACTTTAAACATTTGGTCACCTCAAAAAACCAAGTCAAGTTATACTCACAATCACTGGCTGACAGACGTGGTCGCATCACAGTCAATCGCCGGTAGACTAGGTTTTTCTGCAAAAAAAACCAACCCTACGTTCAAACAAACCCAGATGCAATGAACTTGCACTTCTATGATTTGACGGTgatttttaaaaagaaaaattgtCTTTTTTCTAATTCTGATTTGCATTTGTTTTTCTATCTTagattgtttttttttttaatatatattttttattttgatcaTCAACTGTGAAATCTATGATCTTCAACTGTTATACAGGTGATAGAGGCACAGCCTGACATGGCCACTGCTGGAGTTGTAACTTTATATTCATCTCTTTTGACCTTCACTCTTCATGTCCACCCCGATCGCCTAGATTATGCTGATCAAGTGTTGGTATGTTTCATTTTAAACTCTTTGTGCACATCCATGTTATCTTGTTGATTCATATGGTTAATCTGATTAGCATGCAGCCTCTAACATTATTTTATTTCCTTAACTCACAGTAATACTTCCTTTGCTTTCAATGAATGATGGACTATTTTGATTTGATCAGAAAATAGTTATTGCATTTAACTTATCTGCTTAGTTTTATTGGTTATTTTCAAATAAGGAAGTGTACTTAGTCATGGATTTTCTGAAAATAACACCTGACTGTATATACTTGTTAGGGAGCATGTGTGAAAAATCTCTCTGGCAAAGGTAAAATTGAGGACAAGAAGGCAACAAAGCAGATTGTTGCTTTATTAAGTGCTCCATTGGAGAAGTATAATGACATTATGACTGCCTTGAAGCTTTCAAACTATCCTCGTGTAATGGAATTCCTTGACATTCCAACTAATAAGGTCATGGCAGCTGTTATTATTCAAAGCATTATGAAAAATGGAACACGCATTTCTACTTCAGACAAGGTATTTGTTATTTTACTTATTGATCCGCTGTTTGGTGTGAGCTTTTATAAACAAAACCTGGTTTATTTGTAGGTTGAAGCATTGTTTGAACTGATAAAGGGGCTTATCAAGGATTCTGATGTGTCTCCTAATGAAGAGGTCATTTCAGTACCACGACTAGTCATGTTTGACTGTTTTTTAAAATGCCTATTATTTTGGTTTCTCTCATTATGACACCTTATATAATAAAATGTTTTATATTTCAGTAAAAGTAAGATTAGTTTTTCCTTATTTTTGTGATACTTTCTTgtattttttcttatttttttccCTGTCCTTTTAGCTGGATGAAGATGATTTTGCTGAGGAGCAGAACTCTGTTGCACGTCTGATCCAGATGCTTTATAATGAGGATCCAGAAGAGATGTTTAAGGTGAATTACTGATATTTATGTGTTATgacaataattaaaaaaaattggtgTTGTTTTATTTTGCTGGAGTTTTCCTCTTTTTAGCCGAAGTTGATAGTTTCAACTTACTCCACTTTTTAACGGTGGTGCTTCTGTACTGATGTCGTTGGCTATGAGGAACATGCACATAATACACTCATGCTGTCACGGGCAGCACTTGATCACTGTAACTGCAGTAGTTTTCGAATATTTGTGTTTATTAGATCTATTAGCTTAGCTAGTTATTAGTTACAAATTTTGATCTTAGTTGTAGAAGGTTGTGTTTACTATAAATTAGTTGTAACTGCAAAGTACTTTATTTTTCACAATGTTGTAGTTCAGTTTTGTTGAATTGAAACTATCactttctctctctttctcttttgCCTTCCTCATAATCTATAATACATTTAGATTTAACCTTATAAATGATTGGAAATAAATCTTTATAAGCACTAAAGTTAATTTGGTGTTAACTTAGGCTTAACCTCTTTTCATGTTTTTAGTTAAATCATAAATCACATCTAGTCCCATTCTCCTATGAGTATGAATGCTTTCCTGTATTTTAATGTTTCTAATTTCAATGGAATGACGTCTGATATGTTGTGCACGACTGCATACTTCATAGTTTTACCTCTATTCAGGGAGGGGGGGATTTATGTTTTAGTTTACGAGTTCAACTTTTACTTAAAATTTGAATGGACATGCACTAAATTGCAGATCATTGATACTGTGAGGAAGCACATACTGACTGGAGGACCAAAGCGTCTGCCTTTCACTGTTCCACCTCTTATGTTTTCTTCTTTAAAGGTTTGGCTAACCATTTTGATTAGTCCGCTTCTATTTTACCCTGTTTTACCGTGTTTGTTGATTGCATAAGGATGAATTGATAATGCTGGTGGGAATGACACAGAATGTTGAAGTTGAGTGCAATATTCATGGGCATTATGCAATAATAACTGATTGGGATTATAGTTTCAGTAACATGCTGCTAAGGCTTTGATTTCAAGCTGGAAGCATGTGTAGATAGTTAATTTACTGTCCGTTTTAAACTTTCATAAAGTAAGCAGCTGGGTCAGTAAGTTGCAAATTTTAATTAGGTAGAACTTTCTATTTCCAGATGAAAGCAGTTATATTGAGGGCTCCATTTCTCATTCTGTTGGACATGGTACAATGAGTCACTATATCTAATTGACGCTGAAATGCTATGACTATTTGATTGATGCTTATGGTCATGCTTTTTTGATGCTGTTGTTCCCCGTGTCCGTTTTTCTTGATAGAAATGAACATGACTGTCTACAGCTTCCACGTAAAATGAGATGACACCGTATAGTTAAAATATCATTTCTCATTATTTATATACTATGTGTACTTTACTGTCTACAGTTGGTCAGGCAGTTGCAAGGTCATGGTCAAGAAGAAAATCCCTTTGGAGATGATTCATCAGCATCGCCAAAGAAAATCTTTCAGCTTTTAAATCAGGTAATATGCTTATATAAAGAACATGtctcttttttttaaaaataaaaaaatgcgACCTGCGCCAACCTAGTTGCATATAAATAATTAATTGTTGTTTATACTGAGGATTTGAAGATTTGTTGGTACATCAACGGGTAGGCTAAACAAAAGACATTCTCAAATAATCTATTCTTTGTTGTTTGTTTGTGATAAGTTGGTATACTTGTTAGATGATTATGTGTAGTTGATTTCATTGGTTAACTTGTTTGATGATATCTGTATCTTTTCTATCTCAGACCATTGAGACTCTATCAGGTGTCCTGACACCAGAGTTAGCATTGCAGTTGTGCTTGCAATGTGCTGAGGTACTGAATTATATTTGGTTCTTAGCACATCAAAATGACTTTTCAAACTAGACTTTCTGATTTGTTTTTTTTCTCCCATTAAGGCTGCAAATGATTGTGAGTTGGAACCAGTAGCATATGAGTTTTTTACGCAAGCTTATATTCTATATGAAGAAGAAATTTCTGTAAGTTTAGCATATAAACCCTACTAATTCTCCCTACGACACAATCTCCTTTCCTTTCATGGATTAAGGATAATTTTGTAAGAGTAAGGTTCATCATAATAAAAGTTTATGGTTTAGCCGTGCTCAATTGGACATTTGTGTTATACCAGGATTCCAGAGCACAGGTCACAGCTATCCATTTAATAATAGGAACTCTTCAAAGGATGCATGTCTTTGGTGTTGAGAACAGGGATACTTTAACTCACAAGGCCACCGGGGTGATTATTGAATTCTTTTACTTATGCAGCAATTAATGTATAATACTCCTCTGTGCTCTATTATAAGCAAAATTTGACTTTTTACGATAGTTGAATAACTAATGTATCTGGTCAATATGTAAATCAAATACATGAGTTATTCAATTAATCTAAAAAGTAAATTTTTTCTTATAATAAGGAACGAAGGGAGTATGTTTTAGCATTTTTATATTGAATCTCCTTTTTGGTGCATTTTCATCGGGTAGTATTCAGCAAAGCTTTTAAAGAAGCCAGATCAATGCAGAGCTGTGTATGCGTGCTCACATTTGTTTTGGGTTGATGATCATGATAACATGAAAGATGGAGAGAGGTTTGTTTCTAATTTTATCAATAAAATTTCGAGGAGATTTCAGACATCTGAGCAATGCAAAGATTGTTTAGTGCTTTTCCTAGTTTCTCTTTTGGTTGAACATTATTAGTTGCAGATAGATTTCAATTGTTTGCATGTTCAAATAATCCTATTGTTGTCTATCCATTTTCGAAAACAAACTAGAACTATGCAATATGTAACTATAGAGGCGATATAAATGATTTAATCCAACACAGCTATCCCTCCTGGAAGTTAAGTAGTAAACATATTTGCTCGGCCACTACAAAACCTGATCATAAGTTGGAAATGTGGGAAAAGAGAGAAGAGATGTAGGTCTTTATCATAAAGTTTGAAAAGGAATATGGGAATTTATTTCTTAGTTTATCGGATTATGATTTTTATTGGTAGGTTCTTTATATTAGTATTTTTGCACCAGAGTCTTATTATGCCTTAAGCGGGCTTTAAGGATTGCAAACGCTGCACAACAAATGGCAAATGCTGCACGAGGTAGCACCGGATCAGTAATGCTTTTCATTGAGATTTTGAACAAGTAAGATTAACATCCATATTTCTAAGTTAGGGTTGTTATTCTTTGCTTCTCAACAGTAAACTGGAATGATGATATGTGTGTTTTTGCAAGGTATCTTTACTTCTTTGAGAAGGGGAACCCACAAGTCACAGTTGCTGCTATCCAGGGCCTGATTGAGTTAATTATGAATGAAATGCAAAGTGACACCGCAACTCCAGATCCATCCGCTGATGCTTTCTTAGCCACTACTATGCGCTATATACAGTTTCAAAAGCAAAAGGGTGGTACAGTTGGTGAAAAATATGAACCGATCAAGGTTTGACATGCAGATGACTGATACTGTTGCGTTTGTTATGACTCTCTTTGGAGCAAGTTTGTTCATATGTTGATCCAGCAACTGTTCTGAATTGTCTAGATTTTTACCGCCGAACCACCTGTTAGTGTTCATGATATATAAGCTGACAGCAATGACATGTTGGTCAGTTTGGATTACGTTTCATTCACCATGTACCTATTTGAGATTGAGCAATTTTAAAGTTTGCTAGATCCTTCTCCCCAAAATTGACATTCAGTTTAGACAAAGTTATTTGTAGTACAGTTACTAGATTTAAATTCTTCTAGTTGTGCACAAAGGTTTACGTTACATGGTTTTATGGATTCCTATTGTAGAGTTTACAGATAGATAATTGTTTTTGCTTGTATTTTGTAACATAATTTTGGTACTTGCCAGGGAGTGTGTTTCTTTGCTAGAAGTGTCAAAAAAGCCCTAAATGAGAAAGCCCCAACAATTGGGCCCCTTATTCGGCCCAATTTTTTTAGGCCCCCTACTAAATCAATAATTTTTTGGCCCCTTATTTTTAAGCCCCATCTTATTTTTGGTTTTTGAGGGGCCTAAGTGAGGGGCtcaaaatataatttatttgaaacaaaatattttatttttttaaatatatattttaaaataataaaaaaattagaaaattaattttttttctgaaaaaaaagtaaaaattattttcaaaaattaaaaaaaaagttgattttttcaagaaaaacattaatttttttcaaaaaaaaaataacatagtcgattttttttaaaatatttatattttttattttttctgaaaaagtgatatttctgaagaaaaaaattatttttttcaaaaataggaaaaaagttgattttttcaaaaatacaaaaaaaattgATTTCTTTTTAAAATGATAAAGGCgatttgttttttaaaaaaaaatatttttttttcgAAAGAAAAAAGTTgatatttttcaaaaataaaaaaattaatgtTTTCCAACaaaaaaatcgattttttttCGAAACATAAAATGTCATTTTGTTATAAAAAAAAGAAGTTgatattttcaaaaataataaaaaaaatgtgatttttttttaaattggcttttttcgaaaataaaaaaaaaccGACTTTTCCCGATAATAGAAAAAATATCGATTTTTTCCGGAATAATGAAATcgattttttttattaaaaagtTTAGTTTTATTTGAAACAAAGTCGattttttatgaaattaaaaaagtcggtttttttgaaaaaaaaaattcatgaaaataaaaaaataataattttttctttaaaaaaaacaaatttttctttaaaaaattaattttaaaaaatgatgGGGCCTTAAGCCCTCAATTGAATTTTATGGGCCTTTATTTTAGGGGCCCCATATATTTAAGGGCtcatttattttttaaattttggGTCCCCTATATTTTTGGGGCCTTAAAAATTAGGCCCTGGCCCCCTAAATTGACAGCTCTATTCTTTGCGCAGCTTGCATTAGTATGGATAGGCGGGAATGGGATATTTTGGATGTTTTTTGAGATAATGATACCTTAGAGTATCTTGATAGTTTTACACCATCTATATATTTACTTATTGATAATCCCAAAGTTGAACTTTATAAACTATTGAGGGGGTGATAACATGGTTTAGTATATAGTACTTTCCAAATATTAGGAATACAAGAAATTGAGGATTGAGGATTGTTTCCGTAAGTAAGTTTTTGAAACAAACAGTAATGGGATACTTATTTTATATAGCACGTAATTTTGTAGTCCTGCATAAATATTTTATTTCCTATATTTAGTTCGCCAGGGTAAATACACAATCTGTTTAAGGCAAAAACAATGAAAATCAAATGTAGTTATAAAACATTATTTTATACTCTTCTGTTCAACTAGAAGAAAAAGTTtatattaaattaattaatattttcTTATTATTCTATTATAGAAAAAGTTCATATTTCAAATTTATTATAATGAATTTGAAAAGTGATATTATAGGGACAGACAGGAGGGTGTAGATTTTTAGTTCATGTAATTGTCTCTAAGAAAACAATTGTTAGATATAACACACTTCAAAAGCCACCAAAATTTGCACCTGTCCTAAACAAGTACTTTTAGGAGTGAATATTTTTGTTAATTGTCGGGTTTGTAGCCATCGATCAATTTGATTTTCAAATTTAGTGCGTGCGGTATAGCTTGCTATACTGTATGTCCACAGATCTACTGCGTATATAAGGACGGAATTGATTTGATGGAGTAATTTTTCTCTCTTTCATTTTCCCAATTCGTTAGCACATCTCTGAATGAAAACTAGA includes these proteins:
- the LOC127120126 gene encoding vacuolar protein sorting-associated protein 35A, with amino-acid sequence MMLDGTEDEEKFLAAGIAGLQQNSFYMHRALDSNNLRDALKYSAQMLSELRTSKLSPHKYYELYMRAFDQLRKLEMFFEEETRRGCSIIDLYELVQHAGNILPRLYLLCTVGSVYIKSKEAPAKDVLKDLVEMCRGIQNPVRGLFLRSYLSQVSKDKLPDIGSEYEGDADTVSDAVEFVLQNFTEMNKLWVRMQHQGPSREKEKREKERSELRDLVGKNLHVLSQIEGVDLDMYKDVVLPRVLEQVVNCKDEIAQFYLMDCIIQVFPDEYHLQTLDVLLGAYPQLQPSVDIKTVLSQLMERLSNYAASSAEVLPEFLQVEAFSKLSNAIGKVIEAQPDMATAGVVTLYSSLLTFTLHVHPDRLDYADQVLGACVKNLSGKGKIEDKKATKQIVALLSAPLEKYNDIMTALKLSNYPRVMEFLDIPTNKVMAAVIIQSIMKNGTRISTSDKVEALFELIKGLIKDSDVSPNEELDEDDFAEEQNSVARLIQMLYNEDPEEMFKIIDTVRKHILTGGPKRLPFTVPPLMFSSLKLVRQLQGHGQEENPFGDDSSASPKKIFQLLNQTIETLSGVLTPELALQLCLQCAEAANDCELEPVAYEFFTQAYILYEEEISDSRAQVTAIHLIIGTLQRMHVFGVENRDTLTHKATGYSAKLLKKPDQCRAVYACSHLFWVDDHDNMKDGERVLLCLKRALRIANAAQQMANAARGSTGSVMLFIEILNKYLYFFEKGNPQVTVAAIQGLIELIMNEMQSDTATPDPSADAFLATTMRYIQFQKQKGGTVGEKYEPIKV